Proteins encoded in a region of the Candidatus Nanosynbacter sp. HMT-352 genome:
- a CDS encoding FG-GAP repeat domain-containing protein — translation MKKLILKLGILTSICLGAILSSTPASAVLNDFDPSNIMDDAVATNYGSMSADQIQSFLNSKVPQCDTNGAKPASEFGRPDMTRAQYATSKGWHSPPYTCLRDYKTKDGRSAAQLIFDISQKYHVNPQLLIVLLQKEQALVTDTWPTRGQFKSATGYGCPDTAECDSKYFGLENQLEWAAKHFHYIITRNPNWYSPYTTGVNFVRWSPNVACGGSNINIQNWTTAALYSYTPYQPNAAAMSSGYGVGDGCSAYGNRNFYNYFTDWFGDTRSSSSFSCKNGQNIPNVETGARIIPTRINGNNDTLTISVPNNTSSKCAEMHTWANSNLQTWSQHTATNSYTFNQQYSKVISRKVNSKNTVLTKVDYNGTASGRVEFHTWTQDGLRWLAHTATSAGPIDPLFSEVITADTDGDGNDEYYLINYEQTNSGMIEVHGWNNNGTSWFRHTATSHPSASMNTGRVIAADLDGDKKDEFIYVKYDNTTSGLIEFHVWDSSLKNWVRHTASNYPESGYVIGSNDIVVADLQGRGKDTIYYVKYRGTTNNTVEVHGWGDGQQSWASHISTSSGIY, via the coding sequence ATGAAGAAATTAATATTAAAATTAGGCATACTTACGTCAATATGCTTAGGAGCGATATTATCTTCTACGCCAGCATCTGCGGTATTAAATGATTTTGACCCAAGCAATATTATGGATGACGCCGTAGCAACAAATTACGGATCTATGAGTGCAGACCAAATTCAGTCATTTTTAAATAGTAAAGTTCCCCAATGTGATACAAACGGCGCAAAGCCAGCCAGTGAGTTTGGAAGACCCGATATGACTCGCGCTCAGTATGCCACATCGAAAGGATGGCATAGTCCTCCATACACATGCCTCCGTGATTATAAAACAAAAGACGGGAGAAGCGCCGCTCAATTAATCTTTGATATCTCTCAAAAATATCATGTAAACCCACAGCTTTTAATAGTTTTACTCCAAAAAGAACAAGCCCTAGTTACTGACACGTGGCCAACTCGTGGGCAATTCAAAAGCGCAACTGGCTATGGATGTCCAGACACCGCCGAGTGTGATAGTAAATATTTTGGCCTAGAAAACCAGCTAGAATGGGCAGCGAAACACTTTCACTACATAATAACACGCAATCCTAATTGGTATTCACCATATACAACAGGCGTAAATTTCGTTCGATGGAGTCCGAATGTTGCTTGCGGAGGATCTAATATAAATATTCAGAATTGGACAACCGCCGCTCTTTATAGTTATACACCATATCAACCAAATGCCGCTGCTATGTCATCTGGGTATGGCGTAGGTGATGGGTGTAGCGCCTATGGTAATCGTAACTTTTATAATTACTTTACGGACTGGTTTGGAGATACCAGATCAAGCAGTTCGTTCTCTTGCAAAAACGGACAGAATATACCTAACGTAGAAACTGGTGCTAGAATTATACCGACTAGAATAAATGGGAATAATGACACATTAACCATATCCGTACCTAATAATACTAGCAGTAAATGTGCCGAAATGCATACATGGGCCAATAGTAACTTACAGACATGGTCTCAACATACAGCGACAAACTCATACACCTTCAATCAGCAGTACAGTAAGGTTATATCAAGGAAGGTTAATAGCAAAAATACCGTATTAACAAAGGTTGACTACAATGGAACTGCAAGTGGTAGAGTTGAGTTTCATACGTGGACTCAAGATGGATTGCGTTGGCTAGCTCACACTGCAACATCTGCCGGACCTATTGATCCGCTATTTTCTGAAGTTATAACAGCAGATACTGATGGCGATGGTAATGACGAATATTATCTGATTAATTATGAGCAGACTAATTCCGGCATGATTGAAGTGCATGGTTGGAATAATAATGGAACTAGTTGGTTTAGACACACAGCAACAAGCCACCCTTCAGCTAGCATGAATACAGGAAGAGTTATTGCGGCAGATCTTGATGGAGATAAAAAAGATGAATTCATATATGTTAAATACGACAATACTACGAGCGGTCTTATCGAATTTCACGTGTGGGATTCTTCATTAAAAAACTGGGTACGTCACACCGCAAGTAATTACCCAGAGTCTGGCTATGTAATAGGGTCAAATGACATAGTAGTAGCCGATTTGCAAGGAAGAGGAAAAGACACTATCTATTATGTCAAATACAGAGGTACAACCAATAATACTGTCGAAGTACATGGATGGGGCGACGGTCAACAATCATGGGCTAGCCACATATCTACATCATCAGGAATATACTAA
- a CDS encoding ABC transporter permease, with the protein MKWLEVFNRKNRILLRELVITDFKLRYQGSALGYVWSVLKPLFLFSILYLVFDKFLGVGRNIEHFPVYLLLGIILWNFFVEATNQGLNSIVGRGDLLRKINFPKYIVVISGTVSSLINLLFNMIVVLLFVLVNGVHLSWMSLLIVPLIIELYIFALGVAFFLSALNVKSRDTGYLWEVFTQAAFYATPVIYPMQMVSQKSNFAVDLLFLNPVAQIIQDSRYVLITKDTMIMWNRLSPLMMSVPFLVIAIVVLFAVWYFKKQSKTFAEEI; encoded by the coding sequence ATGAAGTGGCTAGAGGTTTTTAATAGAAAAAATAGGATTCTCTTAAGAGAGCTAGTTATTACGGATTTTAAATTGAGATATCAGGGCTCTGCTCTCGGATATGTATGGAGTGTTCTTAAGCCGCTTTTTCTATTTTCGATATTGTATTTAGTTTTTGATAAATTTTTAGGGGTAGGAAGGAATATAGAACATTTTCCAGTGTATTTATTGCTGGGGATAATTTTATGGAACTTCTTCGTAGAAGCAACTAATCAAGGACTAAATTCTATAGTAGGTAGAGGTGACCTACTCAGAAAGATTAATTTTCCTAAATATATTGTTGTAATTTCTGGCACTGTATCCTCATTGATAAATTTACTATTTAATATGATAGTGGTGCTCTTATTTGTGTTAGTAAATGGAGTCCACTTATCATGGATGTCACTATTAATCGTACCACTAATAATTGAACTGTATATATTTGCTTTAGGGGTGGCTTTTTTCTTGTCTGCTCTTAATGTTAAGTCGCGAGATACTGGATATCTATGGGAGGTATTTACTCAGGCTGCATTTTACGCCACCCCTGTTATTTATCCAATGCAGATGGTTTCACAGAAGAGTAATTTTGCTGTTGATCTGTTGTTTCTTAATCCTGTTGCACAAATTATTCAAGATAGTAGATATGTGCTTATAACTAAAGATACGATGATTATGTGGAATAGATTAAGCCCGCTAATGATGTCTGTACCGTTTTTAGTTATAGCTATAGTGGTTCTATTTGCGGTTTGGTATTTTAAGAAGCAGTCAAAGACATTTGCTGAGGAGATTTAG
- a CDS encoding ABC transporter ATP-binding protein: MKDVVIEVNSLTKTFKIPTESSNGIKQKTINYIKGKKGYREFTPLKNISFDIKKGEFFGIVGKNGSGKSTLLKSIAQIYSPTKGSVRVNGSLVPFIELGVGFNPELTGRENVFLNGALLGFSHKEMELMYDDIVEFSELADFMEEKLKNYSSGMQVRLAFSVAIKARGDILMLDEVLAVGDAAFQQKCFDYFEKVKRSNQTVVFVTHDMNAVRRFCSRAMYIENGTIKHIGSPQEIADIYTEVNMDAVTSAEEESHDDSVSMSVDIPSKKIFTQEDSIDIGVTVDGIDEDVFVNISFVYGGFVFADRNCRDTPSDFIQNNRRINFNQSLDGFNPGKYDIHMSLHRRADDGIIKHLPRAFSFIITGKDDFRDGPMRIMGKWSVKKRG; the protein is encoded by the coding sequence ATGAAGGACGTAGTTATAGAAGTTAATTCTCTTACTAAGACTTTTAAGATACCAACAGAGTCTAGTAACGGGATTAAACAGAAGACTATTAATTATATTAAAGGCAAAAAAGGCTACAGGGAATTTACGCCATTAAAAAATATATCTTTTGATATTAAAAAGGGTGAATTTTTTGGAATAGTGGGTAAAAATGGTTCAGGTAAGAGTACTCTATTGAAGTCTATAGCTCAAATCTATTCTCCGACGAAGGGCTCAGTACGAGTAAATGGATCTCTTGTCCCGTTTATCGAGTTGGGTGTTGGTTTTAATCCAGAATTAACAGGTAGAGAAAATGTATTTTTAAACGGAGCTTTACTGGGATTTAGCCATAAAGAGATGGAGCTGATGTATGATGATATTGTTGAATTCTCTGAGTTGGCAGATTTTATGGAAGAGAAGCTTAAGAATTACTCATCAGGGATGCAGGTTAGGTTAGCCTTCTCTGTAGCTATTAAAGCTCGTGGCGATATTTTAATGCTTGATGAAGTGCTGGCTGTCGGGGACGCGGCTTTTCAGCAGAAGTGTTTTGATTATTTTGAGAAAGTTAAGCGTAGTAATCAGACTGTGGTTTTTGTGACGCATGATATGAACGCCGTGCGCAGATTTTGCTCGAGAGCTATGTATATAGAAAATGGAACGATAAAACATATTGGATCTCCTCAAGAAATTGCCGATATATATACGGAGGTTAATATGGATGCGGTTACCAGTGCAGAAGAAGAATCTCATGACGATTCAGTTAGTATGTCTGTTGATATACCTAGTAAAAAAATTTTTACGCAAGAAGACTCGATTGATATTGGCGTGACTGTAGACGGTATTGATGAAGATGTTTTTGTGAATATATCCTTTGTGTACGGAGGGTTTGTATTTGCTGATCGCAACTGTAGAGACACTCCTAGTGACTTTATACAAAACAATAGGAGGATTAATTTCAATCAGAGTTTGGATGGCTTTAATCCTGGCAAATATGATATTCATATGTCATTACATCGCAGGGCTGATGATGGCATAATTAAACATTTGCCACGAGCATTTTCGTTTATTATTACAGGTAAGGATGATTTTCGTGATGGTCCAATGAGAATAATGGGAAAGTGGAGTGTAAAGAAGAGGGGATAA
- a CDS encoding DUF7657 domain-containing protein yields MQVLRSIFTKLKDDSYKKWVFPSTIIFCLIFATGFKISGSSFGLYYDSFLNGKSSNLISGEARPIRSDEWLVVTQFTIAQKEAGYPLINKNFGNSGKNMSLVSDAPYKEWSTIFRPQNLAFLIIPFEFAFAFKWWLLLASLLLSIYFLSLKFLPNKYVLSGSIAIIGSFAPFIFWWYQTITIMSIVWGIVILLLIMKLIENKSLSFLKRYKHGDIISKLILSLLLTYSMVSFALLLYPAFQVPVVITVFLVAIGYYINTWKKAPKKVRKILYVNTAFIVGSTLAVIGIVGIFLITRIDAVQAISGTDYPGARFVNSGTPSQADLIGLTGYSQYRLMDDTSISSIDPSKGSINQSEMSAFIITPFAFIIPILFILYSKWRKNKTIDWVGVAIFVSCLIFISHLFIPGFSSIAKPFMMHLVPITRLQLGLGFIGIFSLIYTLANTIKFSSQYRYLPYLYSTIVIIIYVCTIVYVVKFNRNFAGDLRVLLLAAISLSSGLALIFIKKEKLGLLVLSSLCIMSTITVQPLYRGLGSGYNDNIITKKIISTSSSDDTWGLSGTSVLENFPQMANRKSITGVNTYPDKDFWSKVSKDRTIYNRYAHILLSDTIDKDLVLSQPDVFIAKLSCSNHIGKSVTHVLSTTPLQLPCYELIDKVTVHNGDILFYKRTF; encoded by the coding sequence ATGCAAGTTCTACGTTCTATTTTTACAAAATTAAAAGATGATTCGTATAAAAAATGGGTTTTCCCGTCTACTATTATCTTTTGTCTAATTTTTGCGACAGGATTTAAAATATCTGGATCTTCATTTGGCTTATATTATGACTCTTTCCTTAATGGTAAATCATCTAATCTCATATCAGGCGAAGCTCGACCTATTCGCAGCGACGAGTGGCTAGTTGTTACACAATTTACAATCGCACAAAAAGAAGCTGGATATCCATTAATAAACAAGAACTTTGGAAATTCTGGCAAGAATATGAGCCTTGTATCTGATGCACCATACAAAGAATGGTCAACAATATTCCGACCTCAAAATCTTGCCTTTTTAATAATTCCTTTCGAGTTTGCTTTTGCCTTTAAGTGGTGGCTATTACTAGCATCATTACTATTAAGTATATACTTTCTATCGTTAAAATTTCTTCCCAATAAATACGTGCTGTCGGGGTCTATCGCTATCATAGGCTCTTTTGCCCCTTTTATATTCTGGTGGTACCAAACCATTACTATAATGAGTATCGTCTGGGGAATTGTCATACTGCTATTAATAATGAAATTAATAGAAAATAAATCTTTGTCTTTTTTAAAGAGATATAAACATGGTGATATAATATCGAAACTCATATTATCACTTTTATTAACCTATTCAATGGTAAGCTTCGCCCTACTGTTATATCCAGCCTTTCAAGTGCCTGTTGTCATCACCGTATTTCTAGTAGCGATTGGCTATTATATAAATACTTGGAAAAAAGCACCCAAAAAAGTACGAAAAATACTATATGTAAATACGGCATTCATAGTAGGATCTACTCTAGCAGTGATCGGCATAGTTGGTATATTTTTAATCACCAGAATAGATGCTGTACAAGCCATTTCCGGTACAGATTATCCCGGGGCACGATTCGTAAATTCGGGAACTCCATCACAGGCTGATCTAATCGGTCTCACTGGCTATAGCCAATACCGGCTTATGGATGACACATCCATTTCATCGATAGATCCAAGTAAAGGATCCATTAATCAAAGTGAAATGTCTGCATTTATCATCACGCCTTTTGCATTTATCATTCCTATACTGTTTATTTTATATAGCAAATGGCGTAAAAATAAAACTATAGATTGGGTTGGAGTTGCTATTTTTGTTTCCTGCTTAATATTCATATCTCATTTATTTATTCCAGGATTCTCTTCAATAGCAAAACCTTTCATGATGCATCTTGTACCGATAACAAGATTGCAGCTTGGATTAGGTTTTATAGGAATCTTTTCATTAATATACACGCTTGCCAATACTATAAAATTTTCATCACAATATCGCTATTTACCATATCTATATTCAACTATAGTGATTATCATTTATGTCTGTACCATCGTGTATGTCGTAAAGTTCAATCGTAACTTTGCCGGGGATCTTCGCGTATTATTACTAGCCGCAATAAGCCTTTCTAGTGGGCTAGCCCTTATATTTATAAAAAAGGAAAAACTCGGACTGTTAGTGCTCTCTTCTTTATGTATTATGTCGACAATAACTGTGCAGCCGTTATATAGAGGTCTAGGAAGCGGGTATAACGATAATATTATAACCAAAAAGATTATCTCTACCTCGTCTAGTGACGACACATGGGGATTGTCCGGCACAAGCGTACTAGAAAATTTCCCTCAAATGGCAAATAGGAAATCAATTACGGGGGTCAATACTTACCCTGATAAAGATTTCTGGTCAAAAGTGTCAAAAGATAGGACAATTTATAACAGGTATGCACATATACTTCTATCTGACACCATAGACAAAGATCTCGTACTTAGTCAGCCGGATGTATTTATTGCAAAATTGAGTTGTAGCAATCATATAGGAAAATCCGTTACTCATGTGTTATCTACGACGCCACTACAGCTACCTTGTTACGAACTAATCGATAAAGTCACTGTACATAATGGAGATATTTTATTCTATAAAAGAACTTTTTAA
- a CDS encoding DegT/DnrJ/EryC1/StrS family aminotransferase: MINIASPVIEEEERRAVNEVIESGMLAQGPKVAELEENWAKYCGVKHALAVNSGTAAIHCALYAAGVGEGDEVITTPYSFIATINPILMLGARPVLVDIDEETFNIDVSKIEAAITDKTKAIIPVDLYGQPCDWKELREIADKHELKIIEDACQAIGAEYDGVKTGALGDFGCFSLYATKNIMCGEGGVVTTNSDDAAAAIRSFRQHGMTSSYEYADLGYNYRMSDLHGAIAVEQLKKVEDFTNRRQHNANMLNEALAGIEEIVLPKIASNRNHVYHQYTILLDKSIRRDDFIAKLREKGVGAGVYYPKPLHVYPHISKLGYKVGDFPVAEDLAARVVSLPVHPKVTDADIEVIANAIKEAVND; the protein is encoded by the coding sequence ATGATAAACATCGCATCACCCGTTATAGAGGAAGAGGAGCGTCGGGCGGTAAATGAAGTTATAGAGTCAGGTATGCTGGCTCAGGGCCCAAAAGTCGCTGAGCTTGAAGAAAATTGGGCTAAATATTGTGGAGTGAAACATGCTTTAGCTGTGAATAGCGGTACAGCTGCTATTCACTGTGCTTTATATGCTGCAGGAGTTGGTGAAGGCGATGAAGTTATCACTACGCCATATAGCTTTATTGCTACGATCAACCCTATACTAATGTTGGGCGCTCGACCAGTTCTTGTAGACATAGATGAGGAAACATTTAATATCGATGTTTCAAAAATAGAAGCAGCCATTACAGATAAGACTAAGGCTATAATTCCAGTTGATTTGTATGGTCAACCTTGCGACTGGAAGGAGTTGCGAGAAATTGCAGATAAGCACGAACTCAAAATTATTGAAGATGCATGTCAGGCAATTGGCGCAGAATATGACGGCGTGAAAACTGGTGCCTTGGGTGATTTTGGATGTTTTTCACTGTATGCTACAAAGAATATTATGTGTGGTGAAGGTGGCGTTGTTACCACTAATAGTGATGATGCTGCGGCTGCTATTCGCTCATTCAGGCAGCACGGAATGACTTCATCTTACGAGTACGCTGATTTAGGATATAACTATCGTATGTCAGACTTGCACGGTGCTATCGCCGTTGAGCAATTAAAGAAAGTAGAAGACTTTACGAATAGGCGACAACATAACGCTAATATGTTAAATGAAGCGTTGGCTGGAATTGAAGAGATAGTCTTACCGAAGATTGCAAGCAACAGAAATCACGTATATCACCAATATACTATTTTACTAGATAAGAGTATACGAAGAGATGATTTTATAGCTAAATTAAGAGAAAAAGGAGTTGGTGCTGGAGTTTATTATCCAAAACCGTTGCACGTATATCCACATATTTCAAAACTTGGATATAAAGTGGGAGATTTTCCTGTTGCCGAAGATTTGGCTGCAAGAGTTGTATCTTTACCTGTTCATCCAAAAGTTACAGATGCTGATATTGAAGTAATTGCTAATGCAATTAAGGAAGCCGTAAATGACTAA
- a CDS encoding glycosyltransferase family 2 protein, which translates to MKNKIIKSTKFVIRAALHPSYGSEQVRLFRDRRFINKKRYEDYIEWFDKHKVTDEQLKLQRKCSKEFKQRPLISILLPTYNTNPVYLRSCIDSVLSQSYDNWELCISDDNSTSDQTKSVINEYVEKYNNIKATFRKENGHISKSSNTALSMAKGDYISLLDHDDILPPNALFEVVDVINKNPDVDLIYTDEDKIDSDGIHIEPFFKPDWSPDFMNSCNMVTHFATIKAGIIRGVNGFTVGTHGAQDWDLFLKISTKTNNIYHIPKILYHWRKSETSTAMNADSKPYAYINQKNVLRSSVRQRRENAYIDSHVALGFWRKKYVIPTNPLVSIIIPTKDNFRYIKKCIDSIIENTSYPYFEIIIVDTGSTDSRVNDFYEKLIDNNDNVHVIKYKKKFNFSDACNYGANNSSGEYLLFLNNDTEVITHDWIQSLLEHAQRPEIGMVGPKLIFEDKTIQHAGIVLSERDIAFHPFYGQDERTDIFTYIYTANIRNVSAVTGACCMISRDKFNKVGGFDNKLRITYNDVDLNLKLRKEGYYNVYTPYAELFHYESKSVGRINTSERDTSELESAQKEMRKRWGEYLKRDPFYNDNFEQFGPGYRLPE; encoded by the coding sequence ATGAAAAATAAGATTATAAAGAGTACTAAATTTGTTATTAGAGCAGCATTACATCCGTCATACGGTAGTGAACAAGTAAGGTTGTTTCGTGACCGTAGATTTATTAATAAGAAACGATATGAAGATTATATTGAATGGTTTGATAAGCATAAAGTCACCGATGAGCAACTTAAGTTACAAAGAAAATGTTCCAAGGAATTTAAGCAACGTCCATTGATTAGTATTTTGTTGCCGACATATAATACAAATCCAGTATATCTGCGTAGCTGTATTGACTCTGTCCTATCTCAGAGTTATGACAACTGGGAGTTGTGTATTTCTGATGATAATTCTACTAGCGATCAAACAAAGAGTGTTATAAATGAATATGTAGAAAAGTATAATAATATTAAGGCTACATTTCGTAAAGAAAATGGTCATATATCAAAGTCATCTAATACAGCTCTTTCGATGGCTAAGGGTGACTATATATCATTACTCGATCATGATGACATTTTACCTCCCAACGCCTTGTTTGAAGTGGTTGATGTTATAAATAAAAATCCTGATGTAGATCTTATTTATACGGATGAAGACAAGATCGATAGTGACGGTATTCATATAGAACCATTTTTTAAACCCGACTGGAGTCCTGATTTTATGAATTCATGCAACATGGTAACGCATTTTGCTACCATAAAAGCAGGTATAATTAGAGGTGTTAATGGATTTACCGTCGGCACACATGGCGCGCAAGATTGGGATTTATTTTTGAAGATTTCTACTAAAACTAATAATATTTATCATATTCCGAAAATTTTATATCATTGGCGTAAATCTGAGACGTCTACTGCTATGAATGCTGATAGTAAACCATATGCTTATATAAATCAAAAGAATGTCCTTCGTAGTAGTGTGAGGCAAAGAAGAGAGAATGCTTATATAGATTCTCATGTTGCATTAGGATTTTGGCGTAAAAAATATGTAATCCCGACAAATCCGTTGGTGTCAATTATCATACCGACCAAGGATAATTTTAGATATATAAAAAAATGCATAGATTCAATTATTGAAAATACTTCGTATCCATATTTTGAAATAATAATTGTAGATACGGGATCTACAGATTCTCGAGTAAATGATTTTTATGAAAAATTAATAGATAATAATGACAATGTGCATGTTATTAAATACAAGAAGAAATTCAATTTTTCAGATGCATGTAACTATGGTGCAAATAATTCTAGTGGAGAATATCTGCTATTCCTTAATAATGACACGGAGGTTATTACTCACGACTGGATCCAGTCATTGCTTGAGCATGCTCAGCGTCCAGAAATAGGGATGGTTGGACCTAAGCTTATATTTGAGGATAAGACAATACAGCATGCTGGAATAGTCTTATCTGAAAGAGATATCGCATTCCATCCGTTTTATGGTCAGGATGAGCGCACAGATATATTTACGTATATTTATACCGCCAATATTCGTAATGTATCGGCAGTAACTGGTGCTTGTTGTATGATTAGTCGTGATAAGTTCAATAAGGTGGGTGGGTTTGATAATAAACTTCGTATAACGTATAACGATGTAGATCTTAACCTTAAATTACGCAAAGAAGGCTATTATAATGTCTACACTCCATACGCGGAGTTATTCCATTATGAGTCTAAGAGTGTTGGTCGCATAAACACGAGCGAGAGAGATACTAGCGAACTAGAGAGTGCCCAAAAAGAGATGCGTAAGAGATGGGGTGAATACTTGAAGAGGGATCCATTCTATAATGATAATTTTGAGCAATTTGGTCCGGGCTATAGGTTGCCCGAATAA